Part of the Sinomonas atrocyanea genome is shown below.
GTCCGGCACCTCGGAACCGACGCGGAGGTGCCCGGCACAAGGTTGCCGGCCGGTACACCTGCACCGCCGCCCCGCGAGCGGGCGCCGAGCCAGACGTCACCACCCAGCCCCGAGCCCCCGGGCACTCTCGAGTGGACCGCGCCCTCAGGACGCCGCTACATCACCCACCCGTACCGCGAGGATCCGCCACCGTTCTGAGCCCAGCCCTGCGATCTGTCCCGCTGCCCACGAGCCGGGCCATTCGCTCCCCCGTGTCGGAGCCGGGCGCGGGGAGGTAGGCGACGATGTGCAGCGTCGGGGCATCCGCGGGCACGAGCTGGTGCTGCTCGAAGTCCAGCCGCCCGGCCACGGGATGGAGGAAGGTCCGGGCGCGGGAGGCGAAGCGGCGCACCTCGTGGTCGTCCCAGGCTCGGGCGAAGTCCGCGGAGTCCTCGCGCAGGCGCGTCACGAGCTCGACGTGCGCGGCCCGGTCCGCGTGCGAACCGGCCTCCGCGCGGTAGTCGGCCAGGAAGCTGCGCACCGTGACCTCCCAGTCGGGCAGCATGCCCCGCACGTAGGGGTCGGTGAAGGTCAGGCGCAGGAGGTTCCTGTCGCGGGCGGGCACGGTGGCGATGCCCGGGAAGAGGGCCTCGTACCCGCTGTTCCACGCGCCGATGTCCCAGGTCGAGGTCACCGCGAAGGCCGGCGAGGGATCCAGCGCATCGAGCAGGTGCTGGACGTGCTCGGGCACTGGCTCCGGGGTGCCGGGAACCTCGCGGGGCGCCGGCGCGAACCCGCTGAGGCCCAGGATGTAGTCGTGCTCGGGGGCGCTCAGGCGCAGGTTCACGGCCACGGCGTCGAGCACCTGCCGGGACGGGTGGATGTCCCGGCCCTGCTCGAGCCACGTGTACCAGGTGACCGAGACGCCGGAGAGGAAGGCGACCTCCTCGCGCCGCAGACCCACGGTGCGGCCCCGGCCCACGGGCGGCAGGTCGTAGTCGGCCCGCACGGCCCGCTCCCGGCGGGAGCGGAGGAAGGCGCCCAACTCCTTGCGGCGCGTCTCGGCGGGCGTGGCGGTGTCCAGGGAGGCCTCCTCGAACGCTAGCAGTTTCACTACTAGTATCGCTGCCGTCTGGCAGCCCGTCGCGCGCGCGTGGTGTTCTAGTCCAATGCCAGCTCTTCGCTCTCGTACCGTCACCCATGGCCGCAACATGGCCGGCGCCCG
Proteins encoded:
- a CDS encoding helix-turn-helix transcriptional regulator; the encoded protein is MKLLAFEEASLDTATPAETRRKELGAFLRSRRERAVRADYDLPPVGRGRTVGLRREEVAFLSGVSVTWYTWLEQGRDIHPSRQVLDAVAVNLRLSAPEHDYILGLSGFAPAPREVPGTPEPVPEHVQHLLDALDPSPAFAVTSTWDIGAWNSGYEALFPGIATVPARDRNLLRLTFTDPYVRGMLPDWEVTVRSFLADYRAEAGSHADRAAHVELVTRLREDSADFARAWDDHEVRRFASRARTFLHPVAGRLDFEQHQLVPADAPTLHIVAYLPAPGSDTGERMARLVGSGTDRRAGLRTVADPRGTGG